From one Lolium rigidum isolate FL_2022 chromosome 4, APGP_CSIRO_Lrig_0.1, whole genome shotgun sequence genomic stretch:
- the LOC124705475 gene encoding 26S proteasome regulatory subunit 6B homolog, which yields MSAAAVSHTAPAALPSAAPPCYPATSGPSYAAEDDLYGLLQSLQRRMEFVAIQEEYVKDEQKHLMRDLLHAQEEMKLVQAAPLVTGQFMEMVDGSNGIVGSTTGRSYYVPILSTIDRELLKPSASVALHRHSKALVGVLPPEADSSISLLGPSEKPSVLYTDIGGCDIQKQEIREAVELPLTHHELYKQIGIDPPRGVLLYGPPGTGKTMLAKAVACHTSAAFIRVAGSEFVQKYLGEGPRMVRDVFRLARENAPAIIFIDEVDAIATARFDAQTGADREVQRILMELLNQMDGFDQTVNVKVIMATNRADTLDPALLRPGRLDRKIEFPLPDRRQKRLVFQVCTAKMNLSDEVDLEDYVSRPDKISAADISAICQEAGMHAVRKNRYVILPKDFEKGYQTNVKKPETDFDFYK from the coding sequence ATGTCGGCCGCAGCAGTATCACACACCGCTCCCGCAGCTCTCCCGTCGGCGGCTCCGCCATGCTaccccgccacctctggcccttcCTACGCCGCCGAGGACGACCTCTACGGTCTCCTCCAATCGCTCCAGCGTCGCATGGAGTTCGTCGCGATCCAGGAGGAGTACGTAAAGGACGAGCAGAAGCACCTGATGCGCGACCTGCTGCACGCGCAGGAAGAGATGAAGCTGGTCCAGGCCGCGCCCCTCGTGACTGGACAGTTCATGGAGATGGTCGACGGCAGCAACGGCATCGTGGGGTCGACCACCGGCAGGAGCTACTACGTGCCGATCCTCAGCACCATCGACCGCGAGCTGCTGAAGCCGTCGGCGTCGGTCGCCctgcaccgccactccaaagcgcTCGTCGGCGTGCTGCCTCCCGAGGCGGACTCCAGCATCTCACTGCTCGGGCCATCGGAGAAGCCTAGCGTCCTGTACACGGACATCGGGGGATGTGATATCCAGAAACAAGAAATCCGCGAGGCCGTCGAGCTGCCTCTGACGCATCACGAGCTGTACAAGCAGATCGGCATTGATCCTCCGAGAGGAGTGCTGCTCTATGGTCCTCCAGGCACCGGCAAGACCATGCTTGCGAAAGCCGTGGCATGTCACACTAGCGCTGCTTTCATCAGGGTGGCTGGTTCAGAGTTTGTGCAGAAGTACTTGGGGGAGGGCCCGAGGATGGTTCGGGATGTGTTTCGCTTGGCTAGAGAGAATGCCCCTGCTATAATATTCATCGACGAGGTTGATGCCATAGCCACTGCTCGATTCGATGCCCAGACCGGTGCTGACCGAGAGGTTCAGCGTATTCTAATGGAGCTACTCAATCAGATGGATGGGTTTGACCAGACGGTGAATGTGAAGGTTATCATGGCCACCAACCGGGCAGACACTCTAGACCCTGCCCTGTTGCGTCCAGGAAGATTGGACAGGAAAATTGAGTTCCCTCTGCCAGACCGTAGGCAGAAGAGGCTTGTTTTCCAAGTCTGTACTGCTAAGATGAACTTGAGTGACGAGGTCGATTTGGAAGATTATGTCTCCAGGCCTGATAAAATCAGTGCTGCTGATATCTCCGCTATTTGCCAAGAAGCTGGCATGCATGCTGTCCGCAAAAATCGGTATGTTATCCTCCCCAAGGACTTCGAGAAGGGCTACCAAACCAACGTGAAGAAGCCTGAGACAGACTTTGACTTCTACAAATGA